GTTTTACTCATGATATTGCCTTGCTGCTCATGTCGAAGCATTTGCCTTTTGGGACCACAATTAAGAGGGTTATCATAAAAAATCGTTTTCCAAAGGACAAGGATCTGACAATAGCTGGTTGGGGAACTATCAAGGTAAGATTCATATATTCAACTCGCTGTTGACCGCGACTCCGTTTGCATAAAATTCGTTTAAGTACTAActattgaatttttaattattcaattatttaattttattcaattttgttgtCCAAGATATTTTTggattattattgttagcctatctgtcccactgctgagcaaaacCCTCCCCAACCCCCCttatacttccactgctctctatCTACTGTATAAATGTATACTGAGGTAATTACAATAGAAAAGTTGGGACCTAGGagactatcccactaatatcataaatatgaaagtttgtttattacttcatcacgtctaaacggctgtgctgattttgatgaaattcggtgtacagatagtttgaatgtAAGGacaataggatagttttatttatttatttaaggagaatAAACAGCTAAAAACAACAATATGTGTAGATGTGTGTGTTGTGATgtgttatcccggaaaatttcatagttcccgcgggataccgaTAACCGTTgaccacgactccgtccgcgtaaaattcgtttttcactttcccgcgggaactatgcaattttccgggataaaaactaacctatatGTCTTTCTATCTGTAGAAATACCAAATtgcatgtaaatccgttcagccgttattgcaggattgagtaacaaactttcgcattttaataTTAGGTAGGAATTAGTAGGATTAATCCCATATTAATACATGATGCAGGAAAGCCCAGAAACAGTTAGAGCAACACGACTAAAGGCTGTGAAACAGAAGTTGTTGTCCAAGAAAGACTGCAGGAAAGTGTGCCAAAATGCGATCATTGAAGGTGTAATCGACGGGATGCTGTGCGCTAAGTACAACATGGAAAACCGACCTTCGCAGTAAGAAACAATACTTGCCTTCATAGGCGTATATAGGGGAGggcgtgcccaccccaggatgttggtattgattcgaaattctataatagGTACTTCTATCTAGGTATCTTGAtgtcttcacacaaaaatccaagCCGGGCCCCCTGAAAGCAAAACACCACACTGCACTAAGTAAAAGTAACTAAGAGGGTGGCCAAATTCACTCGGTGGGTAGGGGAGTGCACCTGCCCTGCCCTGaaaattgtatgttttataatGTGCACCTATATACCTAATACATATATCGCGTTAACTTTTGAAAAACCCTCGCAAACTCGCGAATGTGTATGACAAGACAAGCGCGGCATACGAGCTAAAAAATGGATCAATTCAATTCAagtcatttattttaatgtaacaaagacacataataatatgatattagtaAATACATTTAAAGGGTTAAAAACTCtgggccggatttaggggaaGGCATCCGGGGCTACAGCCTCGGGGCCTCCACAACAGAGGGGCCCCCACAATAgacttcagtttttttttattccgacgagtaaacactagtaaacaactatttttattcatttgtatttgttaacTTCAATCAGGCAatcagtaaaatatcaaaatctcaaatgGCCCCCATTTCATTTGGAAAATAGTTTGGCCGGGTGGAAAATAGTTTCCTCCACTCTTTTGTTGCCCCGAGGCCTCTAGACCTCTAATCCGGCCCTGAGTAACTTATACACATACATAAGCATCGACGaacattattaaaaacatttaggtacttatctagttttaaaataaaaacaaataatgattttaatttgattttcagTCAGTATTTTCAGGAATTCTTTTTTACAGCGGCGACTCCGGTAGTGCTTTGATGACAAGCGACGGAACCCAAGTGGGATTAGTGTCCTTTAGAACTGAGAAAACACCTGATATTATCGTGTACACCAATGTTACTTATTACTACCAATGGATCAGGAGCAACGCAAAACGTCTTTATTGCAATGGTTAATTTGTTGAATAAAcgaaattttattcatttaatttacttCACTACTCAAAATAGTAAACAAAGGCGTCTCTatcccatgtagcgcccgtgtgcagtCAGTCATACTTTAGCGCCGTCTAAGACCCtgtccagacggagcgttttgcgcgcgagggcactcgcgcgttcccgaggtactagagctacatacaccccgtCCAGATGCTCTCAATATGGAACCGCGCGGGAGCATCTCGACGGAGTGTACCTGCctatgtacctacatagttCTAGAACCTCGGGAACGCGAGTGTCTACGCTCCGTCTGCGTCTGGACGCTTCTAAAGTgcacggtcaaaatggaatataAGTGCCGCGCCCGGCGCCCCTAACaacgctgcgcccgtgtgcaacgctcACCCTGCACCAGATCAAACCACCTCTGATAGTAAAGAATAAACATTGAATATCGCACTACTCTGAAAAAATCTCATATCTCcaatcaatatgtcaaaaaaattgAGCTTTTAATcttcactcagaaaaaatatcgatttCGCGGTAAGTACATAtgagctttatttattttaaagtaatgaCAATATGTCTGAGAATGCATACTTAATTACTACAGAAACCTAGAAAAATATGAATACTATTTAACGACTAAGGGGCTGTCTTGAATTCCCACACTATAGGTGCTTTTTGATCTATGATGTACTTGGCAATCTCAACccataataaagaaaatatagcAACCTTTGTTTAAGAatagtatttatattaattCAACAAATAAATTCTATTCAATAAAATCAGTTTTATTTTACAGATCAAATAATAGAAAACATAAGTACAGTATTAAacaatttattgtatttatctcAAACATTGTAACATctctacataaaaatatataaacaattcAAACATTGTTGTTTGAAGTATTCCCAGCAGCTGCAGAACATTCCTTCTCCATTGCATGTGACGGAGGGTGCTCTAAAACATTATCAATCAGACCAAAGACTTTTGCTTCAGTTGGTGACATGAAATGATCACGTTCCATTGACATCTGCACTTTTTCAATCGGTAAACCAGTATGCCTTACATAAAGACCATTAATCTGCGCCttaagttttaaaatttcttCTGCTTGGATCTGTATGTCCGTGGCCTGCCCTCTTACTCCGCCAGACGGTTGATGGATCATTATTCTTGAATTAGGCAGTGCATGTCTCATTCCTGGAGCACCAGCGGACAAAAGTAATGATGCCATACTGCAGGCTTGCCCAACACACCAAGTGGCAACCGGAGGTGTAATGTACTGCATCGTATCATAAATTCCCAGCCCAGCAGTCACATTACCACCAGGCGAATTGATGTACAAGTGCACTGGTTTCTTACTAGATTCTGATTGGAGGAATAGGAGTTGAGCAACAACTAATGAGCTGATATCATCGTTGATCGGTCCCATGAGGCAAATGATTCGCTCTCGGAGAAGTCTTGAGTAAATATCGTATGCACGCTCGCCTCTACCGGTTTGCTCTACAACTATAGGTATCATGCCAAGTCTCGTAGGTTCACTAGTAGCCAAATTTCGATGGATAATTGTATTTGATCGGTTAGCACCTACTGTGAGAGCTGCTTTTACGAGCTGACGAGTGTAATTCAAAGCCATTTTTGCTTACAACTTGCGACTATGCTGTGATATAAAAAAGATATTCTGATTGCAGGTTACAATAAATTGTTCAGTTCCGTTACCTGAATGAGAATAAACAGTATAATTCCTGGTTATTATTAAGATTAGTAGtcataagttatttttatggaTGTTTTGATTGAATGGATTATaactttttagatttttttagggtGACATTTGTTTTTCGTTTCGTGTATACGTTTTGTGAGTTTTGACAGCTGACAGCTGTTGTGGTTCGgtaaaggcgcggccacatacAAGTCGCTCGATGCTCGtttccagcagggctactacgaaactcgaaactcgaagttcatgtcgtgcggtccctctgacacatattatttaatacgagagcgagagggaccgcacgacacgaacttcgagtttcgagtttcgtatactccgtttaatttaaggtttgcaataacggtcaaattgtaacacacgtttctcggtatttcaaacacaaacggactaaaaatacgtacatgtacatttattaactgtatttattatgtttttatcatagaaattaacacaattttaaatagtttccttGTTTCATTTAACAACGTGTCCAAATtgtaccgttaagtttcaaatgttaaaataaatggagtacagtagccctgctgcgtcAAATCTGgacacgtgacatatagcgataaagctggaaaatgttgagctttatcgctagTAAAAacaacctcttcaatttcggcaaatcactggtttttttttcattccatccaatttattttatttgtaccactgccacgactgctactagaGCCTGGCCAAGCTAACTCTGCAGATAATAATATGGTAACACTGCAAATGTAACGCATATTATGTACGTGATTTGACGTTAAAATACAGTTGCTAAATAATTCCGTTGAGCTTAGCCAGGctctaaatgagattaagaaatgagcttccaagaccaagatcattcctgcaagcagctttcttgacgctgctgctcgacgcggcgacttgtcGCTACTTTTtcgagtcgcgggaaattcaaaatctcattcaaaatggggtcacgtgaccagatttattgCTGCAAACGAGTGACGAGCGACtacatgtggccgcaccttaattTTGACATTCCTGTCATGACGTTCAGACTGCGTTTTGTTCGCGTTTTAtcataaatagtagattataaaaccagagcataaaacaagccattttaccttTACCCGAGCCGTTCATATTCGGATAGACACGTTGAGGAGAAAATTGGTTTAATGGAaagttttcatttcattactatTTCTACACTTTGAAGTTGTACTCTCATTGAAAACTGATAgtaagatttttgaaaattatacatCGAACTTCACGCAAATTATAAAGAAGCCGTATCTAAAAGCAAAtgcattttattgtaaatatttataatccaACTATCGGATACCTACTCATCTCTCACAGActcgaatacggtatttgactattttgtatatgttttataaattaaaactacacaatgcctgttatcgaatagaaaaacaatttttaagctacctttacaaataacaaagctatcaaggtttgaaattcaagattagactgaGAAAGagatactggcatgtgacgtcgcacgccagtaccgccatacttgctgcatagagaaaagcgtttgagaaagagacaggtatatagatatttcaaaaaatcactataaatccaattttcaactgatttaaattttctcttcgctaaacactatctgtttatctatattttcataataatactaagatatggcaaaatcaccGTATAAAATACCTtattgtcaatttttattttaattgatccGCAAGTAAAATGGAAACATCAAACTTAATTATAGATagacattaatttaaaaaagacttaaaataaataacaactcaGATTATATATAGATTGTAGCGTGTTTCTTTTGCCATCATGCAAGTAAAACAACCTAAtgcaaattacaaaatattataatagtgaAGATACAGATAAATAGAGCATGGATAACTTCATAACATTATCACATTAACAGAAGTGCCAGTCTCAtgttttattcaatatttaaaaacattatttatcacAATGATCCTCACTCCATGTACAATAATGACTAATATGGCTTAGATTAATAATAACATAGCTTTTGATCATCTTCactttcattaaattaacaaacATAATCATCATAAAACCAATTTTGAAACCATGATTTCCCAaacttttattcttatttttgtgGCTGTCGACGCCTTAATTTCATTAATGCTTCTTGTCTCTTCTTTTCTATGAGTACTTTTAAATCTTTAGACTTGTCATTCACTAGAGACTGAATATTCGAGTTTTGTTGAATGCTTAGATTTGGAGCATTGTTTGTCTTATTTAAAGAGCTAGGAACATTATTTGTAACTTTAGGTGGAATTTTGATAACTGAGCTTGTAACACTGTTTTGTAAATTCGAGGTTATTTTAGCAGTACTGGCAACCCTTGGTTGAAATTGGGTCTTTTTTTGTTCCAAAGCAGGTTGAGGCTGCGTTGCCATCTGGCTAATTGGGGTTCTTTTTTGTTGCGATACTGGTTGGAGCTTTGTTGCCACTTGGCTTAGTTGAGAAGTAGTAAATGGCAATTGTCTTTTGGCAAGAAGTTTTTCTCTTGCCTGTTGATGCTTTCGCTTGATCTCATCAGGTGTACATCTTATTGGGGAGTCACTGAGTTCTGAAAATATAAATAGCTGATTAGTGATTAGGATACtaccctttttttaatttaatattttgaagaggtatgccaaatttgacTAGGAATgccagcaacaaaaaaaaatactaaactcTCCCATGCACAGAGATAAAGTTTCTTTATACAAAAAGTGTCTGATGAATTTATACATTATCATTCCATTATCTGAGTGGCGAATATCTGCCTTGAATTAAATTAAGACAAAtggtaatatttaaaataatgtcaaattttttAATGGTATAATtagtggtttgaactatggcCTCTTGAGCAGTGGATCAGGGGTATTTTCTCTGCTGATATTTTTggaattcatgtgcaaaataacatttgaaatttactacaatctttacagtgaaggaaaacattgtaaggAAACCTACACAACATCCCCAATCTGCATTGGGTCTGCATGGGAACTTGGGCGCAAGCTTTCTCATTTAGAATGGCAGCCTGTATCctgcagtggggcgtatataggctgagatgtcATAATTAGGTACTCCTTGTAGTTTATACCTGTATTTTTGTCGTATGGCATTGAGCTGTATCGTGTTATGACCATGCCACTTGTAGAAGGCTTGTTATGGCTGACTGACGGAGACTCTGGCATAGAATTATGTCTTCCAAAGAAAGATTTTGCCATGCTATCCTCATGCAATACAATGTCATCTACCAGCCAATCCATCCCctttgaattatttaatttacttttattatctTTCACCGGTGCCTGCGTTAGTCTATCCAATGCACTGTCATTTAAATTTCCAACTAGATTGTCAAAAGAGTCATTATTAAGGCATGGTGAATCAGATTTCTTTGTACGAGTTACGAGCGGTGATTCCAGCTTGATACTATTAAGTATAGCATCCATGGAGTCTTGATCCATTTCAAAATTTACACTTTTCTTATGACCTCTAGATCTATTTGGCTCAAATCTAGATTTCTTAGCTGGTGTCGTTTTCAATATGTTTTCCTCTATAACTTGACTTGCTTTAATAAGGCATTCATTCATAGAATCATCAGATTCTAGAGCTGTGTCAACTTCAGGTTTTGCAAATTTAGAACTCAACAGATTCTTTCTTAGACACCGggaatttgttttaaaacagcTCTTTGGTGACTGGCCAGATAAATCACTAAAAAGATCCTCTTCACTTCCTGAATGTTTATCCTCTACTTCGTTTGTTTTCTTCTTACTAATCAATTCATCTAAGTTCTGGTTCAACTCTACAAGTTCTTGGAATAATTCAGTTTTCTTATGTGATACTTTATGGACTAATTTTCTTTTTGGCATAGGGCGGTTGATTAGTTTTGGTTTT
This region of Choristoneura fumiferana chromosome 11, NRCan_CFum_1, whole genome shotgun sequence genomic DNA includes:
- the ClpP gene encoding caseinolytic protease proteolytic subunit, with protein sequence MALNYTRQLVKAALTVGANRSNTIIHRNLATSEPTRLGMIPIVVEQTGRGERAYDIYSRLLRERIICLMGPINDDISSLVVAQLLFLQSESSKKPVHLYINSPGGNVTAGLGIYDTMQYITPPVATWCVGQACSMASLLLSAGAPGMRHALPNSRIMIHQPSGGVRGQATDIQIQAEEILKLKAQINGLYVRHTGLPIEKVQMSMERDHFMSPTEAKVFGLIDNVLEHPPSHAMEKECSAAAGNTSNNNV
- the LOC141432374 gene encoding uncharacterized protein is translated as MKFLPEITDSHMSKGSLSTKNMVAAKPKSKVVSCSTPELQADSPSRDSDSVCDSEAASPIPFLCTQDGAEGETDVVWNYYTPKAEHTATSRIKNSTPLTRKRKASKPKLINRPMPKRKLVHKVSHKKTELFQELVELNQNLDELISKKKTNEVEDKHSGSEEDLFSDLSGQSPKSCFKTNSRCLRKNLLSSKFAKPEVDTALESDDSMNECLIKASQVIEENILKTTPAKKSRFEPNRSRGHKKSVNFEMDQDSMDAILNSIKLESPLVTRTKKSDSPCLNNDSFDNLVGNLNDSALDRLTQAPVKDNKSKLNNSKGMDWLVDDIVLHEDSMAKSFFGRHNSMPESPSVSHNKPSTSGMVITRYSSMPYDKNTELSDSPIRCTPDEIKRKHQQAREKLLAKRQLPFTTSQLSQVATKLQPVSQQKRTPISQMATQPQPALEQKKTQFQPRVASTAKITSNLQNSVTSSVIKIPPKVTNNVPSSLNKTNNAPNLSIQQNSNIQSLVNDKSKDLKVLIEKKRQEALMKLRRRQPQK
- the LOC141432372 gene encoding chymotrypsin-1-like, translating into MSAAILYKIITASVILMLVNCPSTHSFMEGRIVGGETAKMKHYPHSVYLDAACDGGEWHCGASILNQKILLTAAHCVMGCDEDWAISAFAGNEVIDEMKLYRKISRYIIHPKYETTSFTHDIALLLMSKHLPFGTTIKRVIIKNRFPKDKDLTIAGWGTIKESPETVRATRLKAVKQKLLSKKDCRKVCQNAIIEGVIDGMLCAKYNMENRPSHGDSGSALMTSDGTQVGLVSFRTEKTPDIIVYTNVTYYYQWIRSNAKRLYCNG